The proteins below come from a single Fusobacterium nucleatum genomic window:
- a CDS encoding autotransporter outer membrane beta-barrel domain-containing protein, with the protein MKKILLIFLLVLSAKGTTLLADDLNLKDKKLSQEFTTGKNFEKIQVENSDLVIKGKDNGVVTNELKISGKSNVTVRYENKSENNRGLTLFLKKNDPTDQNIIVGKGSTLNIESYAMKNLDSFRSPFNYGDGFGWLEDKRLTRGLYIKSEYDNQNVGIAGTLNIKSTSFGLDTFYGKNNKGIEDHNVYHTNLDKKLNINFLPGSRINIVAGFTGIFLGTKNQEINFLKGSVSKIQAGDFGIHVSSREYSFSGKPTLYFQNGSSIEVSANWAIKLRDGFIKLDKDTDDKDAPRVKVFGKRVAFRDLNFRVKDGVETDYGKMHLQATGHDLFEKVSGNLELVEGSVIEGNISKSENFSLKLKKGTKFYADEVLELGKMELKGDLFVGSKASYNNMDGYAGASDMTARVSKLSDEDIKNIESNEALLSELDGVGGASYLMLNNIKKDRAELIKEIKYIHKGLKEGKIHVHNKDDYNELQLKKGTFLFKDGTIHLRVGKEGTLAETNRKTNHDTLKFKNTINEFDLQGSLKLHPVKEKEIRRNEKYENILTFEKPIVAYVKVGTDLEKARKEISNRFKIPETDIGAYVLEGKKDPLSNIVLLKYTSKEKLNDKMIDRAYYDYLGKMFVERSDLLKNAGLEYRELSPEEAEKLPVRKLNEKVNGKYVNLKVKAGTDLGGQTEDEYIESVVKRLDRSYYEKTDLRYLYAERPNPKHADALKKKEFKENYELDPQYAAEKLHNKKIDEQIKNNKFKYNPYGISLYFTGRLSKAAKKELANSLNKHKASLYTVNTIADAIFENRNMEVLKSKNAWVIGNTKIFRNKETDTKVKETVTVAGYDVTNSQNQSFGFFVGKTSGDYEGLNYGLYFNQKYSSVFLARFHSKYKKSKYNELHAGIVLGNVYPITDKVYFQPSLKNIVIHKGGNEYSTDKMDVKIVKDKSLYSEAAMKLGYKTDFVNSYIKYSVGKNFRNEYEVRFNDDLERKIRGEKLNQNIAIGTDFILGSSIRIQLQANKEISDKYKSNIGFKLGCQYIF; encoded by the coding sequence ATGAAAAAAATATTACTGATATTTCTTTTAGTATTATCAGCAAAAGGAACTACACTGTTAGCAGATGATTTAAATTTAAAAGATAAGAAACTATCTCAAGAATTTACAACAGGAAAGAATTTTGAAAAAATTCAAGTAGAAAATAGTGATTTAGTTATAAAAGGAAAAGACAACGGAGTTGTGACTAATGAACTAAAAATCTCTGGAAAATCAAATGTAACGGTTCGTTATGAAAACAAATCAGAAAATAATAGAGGATTAACACTTTTTTTAAAGAAAAATGATCCTACAGATCAAAATATCATTGTCGGTAAAGGCTCAACTTTAAATATAGAGAGTTATGCTATGAAAAATTTAGATAGCTTTAGATCACCATTTAATTATGGAGATGGTTTTGGTTGGCTTGAAGATAAAAGACTAACTCGTGGATTATATATAAAATCAGAATATGATAATCAAAATGTAGGGATTGCTGGAACTTTAAATATTAAATCAACTTCTTTTGGTTTAGATACTTTCTATGGTAAAAACAACAAAGGTATAGAAGACCACAATGTATATCATACAAATTTAGATAAAAAATTAAATATAAATTTTTTACCAGGTTCTAGAATAAATATAGTTGCTGGATTTACAGGTATATTTTTAGGAACAAAAAATCAAGAAATAAATTTCCTAAAAGGAAGTGTTTCAAAAATACAAGCAGGAGATTTTGGAATTCATGTAAGTTCTCGTGAATATAGTTTTAGTGGGAAACCAACACTTTATTTTCAAAATGGAAGTAGTATAGAAGTTTCTGCAAACTGGGCTATCAAACTTAGAGATGGTTTTATTAAACTTGATAAAGACACTGATGATAAAGATGCTCCTAGAGTAAAAGTCTTTGGGAAAAGAGTTGCTTTTAGAGATCTTAATTTTAGAGTAAAAGATGGAGTTGAAACAGATTATGGAAAAATGCATTTACAAGCAACAGGGCATGATCTTTTTGAAAAAGTCAGTGGAAATTTAGAATTAGTAGAAGGAAGTGTTATAGAAGGAAATATTTCTAAGTCAGAAAATTTTTCTTTAAAACTAAAAAAAGGTACAAAATTCTATGCAGATGAAGTACTTGAATTAGGTAAAATGGAACTAAAAGGGGATTTATTTGTAGGCTCAAAAGCAAGCTATAATAATATGGATGGTTATGCTGGTGCTTCTGACATGACAGCTAGAGTTTCAAAACTTTCAGATGAAGATATTAAAAATATTGAATCAAATGAGGCACTTCTTTCTGAATTAGATGGTGTAGGAGGAGCTTCTTATCTTATGTTAAATAACATAAAAAAAGATAGAGCTGAATTGATAAAAGAAATAAAATATATTCATAAAGGCTTAAAAGAGGGAAAAATCCATGTTCACAATAAAGATGATTACAATGAATTACAATTAAAAAAAGGTACATTTCTCTTTAAAGATGGAACAATTCATTTGCGTGTAGGAAAAGAGGGAACTTTGGCAGAAACTAATAGAAAAACTAACCATGATACTCTAAAATTTAAAAATACCATAAATGAATTTGATTTACAGGGCAGTTTAAAATTACATCCTGTAAAAGAAAAAGAAATTAGAAGAAATGAAAAATATGAAAACATTTTAACTTTTGAAAAGCCGATAGTTGCTTATGTTAAAGTAGGAACTGATTTAGAAAAAGCAAGAAAAGAAATTTCAAATAGATTTAAAATTCCAGAAACTGATATTGGAGCTTATGTATTGGAAGGTAAAAAAGATCCTTTATCAAATATTGTACTTTTAAAATATACAAGCAAGGAAAAATTAAATGATAAAATGATAGATCGTGCTTACTATGACTATTTAGGAAAAATGTTTGTAGAAAGATCTGATCTTTTAAAAAATGCTGGTTTAGAATACCGTGAACTTTCTCCTGAAGAAGCAGAAAAACTTCCTGTTAGAAAATTAAATGAAAAAGTTAATGGAAAATATGTAAATCTTAAAGTAAAAGCAGGAACTGATTTAGGTGGACAAACAGAAGATGAATATATTGAAAGTGTTGTTAAAAGATTGGATAGAAGTTACTATGAAAAAACTGATTTAAGATACTTATATGCAGAAAGACCAAATCCAAAACATGCGGATGCATTGAAAAAGAAAGAATTTAAAGAAAACTATGAACTTGATCCTCAATATGCAGCTGAAAAATTACATAATAAAAAGATAGATGAACAGATTAAAAATAATAAGTTTAAGTATAATCCTTATGGTATTAGTTTATATTTCACTGGTCGTTTATCTAAAGCAGCAAAAAAGGAGCTGGCTAATTCTTTGAATAAACATAAAGCTTCTTTATATACAGTCAATACAATTGCAGATGCTATTTTTGAAAATAGAAATATGGAAGTTTTAAAATCTAAGAATGCTTGGGTTATTGGAAATACAAAGATATTTAGAAATAAAGAAACGGACACTAAAGTAAAAGAAACAGTAACTGTTGCAGGTTATGATGTAACAAATTCACAAAATCAATCTTTTGGATTTTTTGTAGGAAAGACATCTGGAGATTATGAAGGACTAAATTATGGTCTATATTTTAATCAAAAATATAGTTCTGTATTCTTAGCAAGATTTCATTCTAAATATAAAAAATCAAAATATAATGAACTTCATGCAGGGATAGTTTTAGGAAATGTATATCCAATAACAGATAAAGTTTATTTCCAACCATCTTTAAAAAATATTGTAATTCATAAAGGTGGAAATGAATATTCAACAGATAAAATGGATGTTAAAATTGTTAAAGATAAGTCTTTATATTCTGAAGCAGCTATGAAATTAGGATATAAAACAGATTTTGTAAATAGTTATATAAAATATAGTGTTGGAAAGAATTTTAGAAATGAATATGAAGTGAGATTTAATGATGACCTTGAAAGAAAAATAAGAGGAGAAAAATTAAATCAAAATATTGCAATTGGAACAGATTTTATTTTAGGTTCTTCTATAAGAATACAATTACAAGCTAATAAAGAAATTTCAGATAAATATAAGTCTAATATTGGATTTAAATTAGGATGTCAATATATATTTTAA